The proteins below are encoded in one region of Labeo rohita strain BAU-BD-2019 chromosome 15, IGBB_LRoh.1.0, whole genome shotgun sequence:
- the LOC127177671 gene encoding C3a anaphylatoxin chemotactic receptor-like produces MNKTEAPTANSENATVKYLKYVNVSLHCIICVLGVVGNGMVIYIAGLKMKRTVNTIWFLNLAIADFLFSFFLIFNIIYEYRNLDWPFGDFMCMLSSLVIMLNTFASTFLLAAISLDRCLSTWVVVWARTKRTVLKVRIICLLIWLAAVACSLPLVIKRKTHSNSSKQILCIPGFSGLEAYKRAAVFHFVVGFLIPFIIILASYVAIGVRVKRLRKNNKLKPFRIILAVILAFFFCWLPFYVYTFLELWLIEKTKKYPLAELTKIKNVSSQIGLFIVSLAYLNSCLNPFLYVFMCEEFKKKLRQSLVMVFDSAFAEEHLALFSQHSQSQRKSHSQSGSGPCLTQSLTLEG; encoded by the exons atga ACAAAACTGAAGCCCCAACAGCCAACAGCGAAAATGCCACAGTGAAATACTTAAAGTATGTCAATGTTTCCCTCCACTGCATAATATGTGTGCTTGGTGTTGTTGGCAATGGAATGGTCATCTACATCGCAGGCCTCAAAATGAAAAGGACCGTCAATACCATCTGGTTTTTGAACCTGGCGATAGCCGActtcctgttttcatttttcctgATCTTTAATATCATTTACGAATACCGTAATTTGGACTGGCCTTTTGGTGACTTTATGTGCATGTTGAGTAGCCTGGTGATCATGCTGAATACGTTTGCCAGTACTTTCCTGCTGGCAGCGATCAGTCTGGACCGCTGCCTGTCCACCTGGGTGGTTGTGTGGGCCCGGACCAAACGAACTGTCCTGAAAGTGAGGATAATTTGCCTGCTTATTTGGTTGGCAGCAGTTGCTTGCAGTCTGCCTTTAGTCATTAAGCGGAAAACACATTCCAATTCTTCAAAACAAATCCTGTGCATACCTGGCTTTTCGGGACTGGAAGCCTACAAGAGAGCGGCAGTGTTCCATTTCGTGGTGGGTTTCCTCATCCCGTTCATCATAATTTTGGCTTCTTATGTGGCGATTGGAGTACGAGTTAAGCGCCTCCGGAAAAACAATAAACTAAAACCCTTCCGTATTATCCTAGCAGTCATCCTGGCCTTCTTCTTCTGCTGGCTTCCCTTTTATGTTTACACATTCCTCGAACTGTGGTTGATTGAAAAGACTAAGAAATACCCATTAGCTGAGCTAACCAAGATTAAGAATGTTTCCAGCCAGATAGGGCTCTTCATAGTCAGTCTTGCCTACTTAAACAGTTGCTTGAATCCCTTCTTGTATGTATTCATGTGTGAAGAGTTTAAGAAAAAGCTCAGGCAGTCTTTGGTGATGGTGTTCGACAGCGCATTCGCAGAGGAACACCTGGCTCTCTTCTCGCAACATTCCCAATCCCAACGTAAATCTCATTCCCAGAGTGGATCGGGTCCCtgtctgacccagtctttgacACTTGAGGGTTAA
- the LOC127177673 gene encoding C3a anaphylatoxin chemotactic receptor-like has translation MNKTEALTANSENATVKYLKYVNVSLHCIICVLGVVGNGMVIYIAGLKMKRTVNTIWFLNLAIADFLFSFFLIFNIIYEYRNLDWPFGDFMCMLSSLVIMLNTFASTFLLAAISLDRCLSTWVVVWARTKRTVLKVRIICLLIWLAAVACSLPLVIKRKTHSNSSKQILCIPGFSGLEAYKRAAVFRFVVGFLIPFIIILASYVAIGVRVKRLRKNNKLKPFRIILAVILAFFFCWLPFYVYTFLELWLIEKTKKYPLAELTKIKNVSSQIGLFIVSLAYLNSCLNPFLYVFMCEEFKKKLRQSLVMVFDSAFAEEHLALFSQHSQSQRKSHSQSGSGPCLTQTLTLEG, from the exons atga acAAAACTGAAGCCCTAACAGCCAACAGCGAAAATGCCACAGTGAAATACTTAAAGTATGTCAATGTTTCCCTCCACTGCATAATATGTGTGCTTGGTGTTGTTGGCAATGGAATGGTCATCTACATCGCAGGCCTCAAAATGAAAAGGACCGTCAATACTATCTGGTTTTTGAACCTGGCGATAGCCGActtcctgttttcatttttcctgATCTTTAATATCATTTACGAATACCGTAATTTGGACTGGCCTTTTGGTGACTTTATGTGCATGTTGAGTAGCCTGGTGATCATGCTGAATACGTTTGCCAGTACTTTCCTGCTGGCAGCGATCAGTCTGGACCGCTGCCTGTCCACCTGGGTGGTTGTGTGGGCCCGGACCAAACGAACTGTCCTGAAAGTGAGGATAATTTGCCTGCTTATTTGGTTGGCAGCAGTTGCTTGCAGTCTGCCTTTAGTCATTAAGCGGAAAACACATTCCAATTCTTCAAAACAAATCCTGTGCATACCTGGCTTTTCGGGACTGGAAGCCTACAAGAGAGCGGCAGTGTTCCGTTTTGTGGTGGGTTTCCTCATCCCGTTCATCATAATTTTGGCTTCTTATGTGGCGATTGGAGTACGAGTTAAGCGCCTCCGGAAAAACAATAAACTAAAACCCTTCCGTATTATCCTAGCAGTCATCCTGGCCTTCTTCTTCTGCTGGCTTCCCTTTTATGTTTACACATTCCTCGAACTGTGGTTGATTGAAAAGACTAAGAAATACCCATTAGCTGAGCTAACCAAGATTAAGAATGTTTCCAGCCAGATAGGGCTCTTCATAGTCAGTCTTGCCTACTTAAACAGTTGCTTGAATCCCTTCTTGTATGTATTCATGTGTGAAGAGTTTAAGAAAAAGCTCAGGCAGTCTTTGGTGATGGTGTTCGACAGCGCATTCGCAGAGGAACACCTGGCTCTCTTCTCGCAACATTCCCAATCCCAACGCAAATCTCATTCCCAGAGTGGATCGGGTCCCTGTCTGACCCAGACTTTGACACTTGAGGGTTAA
- the LOC127177547 gene encoding C3a anaphylatoxin chemotactic receptor-like isoform X1: MANSSLGPGNLIGQPLNNLMQTVLSAINSVGDGGQQNNSTQTVLSGIEIFNICIYFVVFALGIVGNGLVIYVTGYKMKTTVNSIWFLNLAIADFIFILIIILYIVTAFNKIWLFGDFMCKFVSFVTVLNMFASIFLLTAISLDRCLSTWVIVWAQNKRTLFKARIICTFMWFLSIGCSIPFVRCRSGQNNTCSYVCTTDIMKSLFIYRFMVGFLIPFLIIASSYIAIGVRAKRLKRGKKLKPFRVIISVILAFFICWFPFHVQQLFSITAQENQWSDMYKVFNNIGPFVNCLVHLNSCLNPILYVFMCEEFKKKLKQSLLLVLETAFAEEHLSFRSSRPSTCSRLSESQSLKQTNETTMSSCGSNQDINTCC; the protein is encoded by the exons ATGG CAAACAGCAGTTTGGGACCTGGAAATCTCATAGGTCAGCCGCTGAACAACTTAATGCAGACAGTCTTATCAG CGATCAATAGTGTGGGAGATGGAGGTCAACAGAACAACTCAACGCAGACAGTCTTATCAGGCATTGAAATCTTCaatatatgcatatactttGTCGTCTTTGCTCTGGGTATTGTTGGAAACGGGCTTGTCATATATGTGACTGGCTACAAAATGAAGACGACCGTCAACTCCATTTGGTTTCTCAACCTGGCGATTGCAGATTTTATCTTCATATTAATCATCATCCTCTACATTGTTACTGCCTTTAACAAGATTTGGCTCTTTGGTGACTTTATGTGCAAATTTGTCTCCTTCGTGACGGTGCTTAACATGTTTGCCAGCATTTTTTTGCTCACCGCTATTAGTCTGGACCGATGCCTGTCCACCTGGGTGATTGTTTGGGCTCAAAACAAACGAACTCTGTTCAAAGCCAGGATCATCTGTACATTCATGTGGTTTTTGTCCATTGGCTGCAGCATCCCGTTTGTTAGGTGCCGCTCAGGACAGAATAATACATGCTCCTATGTTTGCACTACAGACATCATGAAGTCTCTGTTCATATACAGGTTTATGGTGGGCTTTCTCATCCCCTTCCTGATCATTGCATCTTCATACATTGCTATTGGAGTGCGAGCCAAACGTCTCAAAAGAGGAAAGAAGCTTAAGCCTTTCCGGGTCATTATATCTGTGATCCTGGCCTTTTTCATATGCTGGTTTCCTTTCCATGTTCAACAGCTGTTTTCCATAACTGCACAGGAGAATCAATGGTCTGACATGTATaaagtttttaacaatatagGACCATTTGTTAACTGCCTGGTTCATCTCAACAGCTGTCTGAACCCCATTctttatgtgttcatgtgtgAGGAGTTTAAGAAGAAGCTCAAACAGTCTCTGCTCCTGGTGCTGGAGACGGCTTTTGCAGAAGAACATCTGTCTTTCCGATCATCTCGCCCTTCCACGTGTTCACGCCTCTCAGAATCACAAAGTCTCAAGCAGACAAATGAAACAACCATGTCGTCATGTGGCAGCAACCAGGACATCAATACATGCTGTTAG
- the LOC127177547 gene encoding C3a anaphylatoxin chemotactic receptor-like isoform X2, whose translation MANSSLGPGNLIAINSVGDGGQQNNSTQTVLSGIEIFNICIYFVVFALGIVGNGLVIYVTGYKMKTTVNSIWFLNLAIADFIFILIIILYIVTAFNKIWLFGDFMCKFVSFVTVLNMFASIFLLTAISLDRCLSTWVIVWAQNKRTLFKARIICTFMWFLSIGCSIPFVRCRSGQNNTCSYVCTTDIMKSLFIYRFMVGFLIPFLIIASSYIAIGVRAKRLKRGKKLKPFRVIISVILAFFICWFPFHVQQLFSITAQENQWSDMYKVFNNIGPFVNCLVHLNSCLNPILYVFMCEEFKKKLKQSLLLVLETAFAEEHLSFRSSRPSTCSRLSESQSLKQTNETTMSSCGSNQDINTCC comes from the exons ATGG CAAACAGCAGTTTGGGACCTGGAAATCTCATAG CGATCAATAGTGTGGGAGATGGAGGTCAACAGAACAACTCAACGCAGACAGTCTTATCAGGCATTGAAATCTTCaatatatgcatatactttGTCGTCTTTGCTCTGGGTATTGTTGGAAACGGGCTTGTCATATATGTGACTGGCTACAAAATGAAGACGACCGTCAACTCCATTTGGTTTCTCAACCTGGCGATTGCAGATTTTATCTTCATATTAATCATCATCCTCTACATTGTTACTGCCTTTAACAAGATTTGGCTCTTTGGTGACTTTATGTGCAAATTTGTCTCCTTCGTGACGGTGCTTAACATGTTTGCCAGCATTTTTTTGCTCACCGCTATTAGTCTGGACCGATGCCTGTCCACCTGGGTGATTGTTTGGGCTCAAAACAAACGAACTCTGTTCAAAGCCAGGATCATCTGTACATTCATGTGGTTTTTGTCCATTGGCTGCAGCATCCCGTTTGTTAGGTGCCGCTCAGGACAGAATAATACATGCTCCTATGTTTGCACTACAGACATCATGAAGTCTCTGTTCATATACAGGTTTATGGTGGGCTTTCTCATCCCCTTCCTGATCATTGCATCTTCATACATTGCTATTGGAGTGCGAGCCAAACGTCTCAAAAGAGGAAAGAAGCTTAAGCCTTTCCGGGTCATTATATCTGTGATCCTGGCCTTTTTCATATGCTGGTTTCCTTTCCATGTTCAACAGCTGTTTTCCATAACTGCACAGGAGAATCAATGGTCTGACATGTATaaagtttttaacaatatagGACCATTTGTTAACTGCCTGGTTCATCTCAACAGCTGTCTGAACCCCATTctttatgtgttcatgtgtgAGGAGTTTAAGAAGAAGCTCAAACAGTCTCTGCTCCTGGTGCTGGAGACGGCTTTTGCAGAAGAACATCTGTCTTTCCGATCATCTCGCCCTTCCACGTGTTCACGCCTCTCAGAATCACAAAGTCTCAAGCAGACAAATGAAACAACCATGTCGTCATGTGGCAGCAACCAGGACATCAATACATGCTGTTAG
- the LOC127176941 gene encoding C3a anaphylatoxin chemotactic receptor-like translates to MAGTIFGPQNVTTTDNSTVETEVFSGIRIFKICIYFAIPVVGLIGNGLVIFVTGYKMKTTVNSIWFLNLAIADFIISLTLIITIILALCKMAWHFGDFKCKFLQFMIYLNMFASIFLLTTISLDRCLCTWMVVWTRNNRTLFKARIICKIVWILSIGCSIPAVLNHTTTQLKGICNYPTSIQSLKSLVTYRFIVGFLIPFLIIAFSYIAIAVQIKRLKEGKQLRSYRVIIAVVLAFFICWLPYHIHEFYDISAEVNQWSESAKEVLLNTDAVVVCLTFLNSSLNPILYVFMSDEYKKKLKQSLLLVLETAFVEDHLDLKVPKQTKDITISMRGNCQDDIYNSAFMT, encoded by the exons ATGG caGGCACTATTTTTGGACCTCAAAATGTAACCACTACAGACAATTCTACTGTGGAGACTGAGGTCTTTTCAGGCATTCGCATcttcaaaatatgcatttacttTGCCATCCCAGTCGTAGGTCTCATCGGAAACGGGCTCGTCATATTTGTGACTGGCTACAAAATGAAGACGACAGTCAACTCCATTTGGTTCCTCAACTTGGCGATTGCAGACTTCATCATCTCCTTAACTCTCATCATAACCATCATTTTAGCCTTATGCAAGATGGCTTGGCACTTTGGTGACTTCAAGTGCAAGTTTCTCCAATTCATGATTTACTTAAACATGTTTGCCAGCATTTTTCTGCTGACGACTATCAGTTTGGACCGGTGCCTTTGCACATGGATGGTCGTGTGGACTCGGAATAATCGAACCCTGTTTAAAGCCAGAATCATCTGCAAGATTGTGTGGATTTTATCCATCGGCTGCAGCATCCCCGCTGTCCTCAATCACACAACAACACAGCTTAAAGGAATCTGTAACTATCCAACTTCTATACAATCTTTGAAGTCTTTGGTCACATATAGGTTCATAGTGGGCTTCCTCATCCCCTTCCTGATTATTGCTTTTTCATATATAGCTATTGCAGTGCAAATCAAACGCCTAAAAGAGGGGAAGCAGCTCAGGTCGTACCGGGTCATTATAGCTGTGGTCCTAGCCTTTTTCATATGCTGGCTTCCTTATCACATCCACGAGTTTTATGACATAAGTGCAGAGGTGAATCAGTGGAGTGAGTCTGCTAAAGAGGTTTTATTGAACACAGACGCTGTAGTAGTATGCCTGacttttttaaacagcagtttgaACCCCATTCTCTATGTGTTCATGAGTGATGAGTACAAGAAGAAGCTTAAACAGTCTCTGCTGCTGGTGCTGGAGACGGCTTTCGTTGAGGATCATCTGGACTTAAAAGTCCCAAAGCAAACAAAGGACATCACTATCTCTATGCGTGGCAACTGCCAAGATGACATTTACAACTCTGCTTTTATGACTTAA
- the LOC127176739 gene encoding chymotrypsin-like protease CTRL-1: protein MLWIISCFAFVVSTLGCGVPSIKPVISGYGKIVNGENAVSGSWPWQVSLQQSNGFHFCGGSLISQYWVVTAAHCRVQAGYHYVILGEHDRSSSAESVQVMRIAKAITHPYYNSNTFNNDITLLKLSSPAQLTSRVSPVCLAASTASIPSGTICVTTGWGKTGTTSTPRFLQQTALPLMTPAQCMQYWGQGRITDAMICAGASGVSSCQGDSGGPLVCESSGVWYQVGIVSWGTSDCNVRTPAVYARVSYLRQWIDQTVAYN from the exons GGCTACGGCAAAATTGTTAATGGAGAGAATGCAGTGTCTGGTTCCTGGCCTTGGCAGGTCTCTCTCCAG CAATCCAATGGCTTTCATTTCTGCGGAGGATCCCTGATCAGCCAGTACTGGGTGGTCACTGCTGCCCACTGCCGTGTTCA GGCTGGATATCACTACGTTATTCTTGGAGAGCATGACCGCAGCTCCAGCGCTGAGTCTGTTCAAGTCATGAGAATCGCCAAG GCCATCACCCATCCTTACTACAACAGTAATACCTTCAACAATGACATCACCCTGCTGAAGCTGTCTTCTCCAGCCCAGCTGACGTCCCGTGTCTCTCCCGTGTGTCTGGCTGCCTCCACGGCCAGCATTCCCTCTGGCACTATTTGCGTCACCACTGGATGGGGCAAAACTGGAACTACCT CAACACCTCGTTTCCTGCAGCAGACCGCGCTGCCCCTTATGACTCCCGCTCAGTGCATGCAATACTGGGGCCAGGGCAGAATCACAGACGCCATGATCTGTGCTGGAGCCTCCGGCGTCTCCTCTTGCCAG GGTGATTCTGGTGGTCCTTTGGTGTGTGAGAGCTCAGGTGTTTGGTATCAAGTGGGCATTGTGTCCTGGGGCACATCCGACTGCAATGTTCGCACCCCAGCCGTCTACGCACGTGTCTCTTACCTCCGTCAATGGATTGACCAGACTGTCGCCTATAACTAG